One stretch of Streptomyces sp. NBC_01142 DNA includes these proteins:
- a CDS encoding aminotransferase class I/II-fold pyridoxal phosphate-dependent enzyme encodes MATQYSIGGTTAKTIAASVERAVTQSDLGPGDALPPVRRLADELGVSPGTVATAYKELRQRGLVVTRGRGGTVVAAAPAVTSRRPPKVPEGLRDLAGGHPDPAFLPDLVPPARLSPGARSHRSSPRLPELEDAVRAWLGGEGVPVEHVTFAHGALDCVARLLSAELRPGDAVAMEDPGYHHLLDLVQALGLRSVPVAVDDEGMRPEALGAALRTGARAVVCSPRAQNPYGGCFSAHRRDALLDVLREAPDVLLIENDHASDIAGAPLNSLTAGGLSRWAHVRTVTKFLGTDLRWAAAACDPTTLARHDGRLLLTSGWISHLLQRTVLGLMTDQDTMTQVGRARSVYGERRRALVAALDSHGVPAHGASGMNVWVPVLDESAVVNGLRSRGWWVAAGARFRIAAGPGVRVTTADLDAVGATRLASDFAEVLGESEATYGG; translated from the coding sequence GTGGCAACACAATATTCGATCGGCGGTACAACCGCCAAGACAATTGCCGCTTCCGTCGAACGGGCAGTGACCCAGAGCGACTTGGGGCCGGGCGACGCGCTGCCGCCGGTACGCAGACTTGCCGACGAACTCGGGGTCAGCCCCGGCACGGTCGCCACCGCCTACAAGGAGTTGCGGCAGCGCGGTCTCGTCGTCACGCGCGGACGGGGCGGAACGGTGGTCGCCGCGGCTCCCGCCGTCACCTCGAGGCGGCCGCCGAAGGTGCCGGAAGGACTGCGGGACCTTGCGGGCGGACACCCCGATCCCGCCTTCCTGCCGGATCTGGTGCCACCCGCCCGGCTCTCCCCCGGCGCCCGGTCCCACCGCTCGTCGCCGCGCCTGCCCGAGCTCGAGGATGCCGTCAGAGCCTGGCTCGGCGGCGAGGGGGTGCCCGTCGAGCACGTCACGTTCGCGCACGGGGCGCTCGACTGTGTGGCGCGGCTGCTCTCCGCCGAGCTACGGCCGGGCGACGCGGTGGCGATGGAGGACCCCGGCTACCACCATCTGCTCGATCTCGTACAGGCGCTGGGTCTGCGCTCCGTGCCCGTGGCGGTGGACGACGAGGGGATGCGCCCCGAGGCACTGGGCGCCGCGCTGCGGACGGGGGCGCGAGCCGTCGTGTGCAGTCCGCGGGCGCAGAATCCGTACGGAGGGTGCTTCTCGGCCCACAGGCGCGATGCGCTGCTGGACGTACTGCGGGAGGCGCCCGACGTGCTGCTGATCGAGAACGACCATGCGTCGGACATCGCGGGCGCACCGCTCAACTCACTTACCGCGGGCGGGCTTTCACGCTGGGCCCATGTGCGGACCGTCACCAAGTTCCTGGGGACGGATCTGCGCTGGGCCGCGGCCGCGTGCGATCCGACGACGCTGGCCCGCCACGACGGGCGCCTGCTGCTGACGTCCGGCTGGATCAGTCATCTGCTGCAGCGGACCGTGCTCGGGTTGATGACCGACCAGGACACGATGACCCAGGTCGGCAGGGCGCGTTCCGTCTACGGGGAGCGGCGGCGCGCCCTGGTGGCCGCGCTGGACTCACACGGTGTCCCGGCACATGGAGCGAGCGGGATGAATGTGTGGGTGCCCGTGCTGGACGAGTCCGCGGTCGTCAACGGGCTGCGGTCCAGGGGATGGTGGGTTGCGGCCGGCGCGCGGTTCCGGATTGCTGCGGGACCCGGGGTGCGGGTCACGACGGCGGACCTGGACGCGGTCGGTGCCACGCGGCTGGCCTCGGACTTCGCGGAG
- a CDS encoding MFS transporter, whose translation MSLQQRRTALKDRIPGGTDGRRMLWIALVDKSGNGLWAATAALYFTYVTGLSAAQVGILVAVSAGIGIAGAPLAGRVADRLPLTRVLIAMQLQRAVAALALLTTDNYTLLIAFSAVGSLGDRAANVLTKLYAARIAGPDRVRYQAVSRTVANIGFALGGLAAASALGIGTTLAYQALVVGSALPSLGAALLTLRCAEAPSPTRIVTGSASRVCDANPETTAKPASPWRDPTYLFYTASESVLFLHDAVFKVGLPLWIVHATDAPHGLAPLLLVLNSVMVVTLQIPLARFGGTTKAARRLLVPLAAVFAAGALAMSLSAVAGGRTTIAALVAASIVLTLAEILHATASWELSLALAPDDAQGAYLGVHGLAQAAQRSVGPLVMTAVIATGPVGWALLGAGLAATCLAQSRLVRDHLPGPALSVAPVTVSHQ comes from the coding sequence TTGAGCCTGCAGCAGCGCCGGACAGCATTGAAGGACCGCATCCCCGGCGGCACCGACGGCCGCCGGATGCTCTGGATCGCCCTGGTCGACAAGTCGGGCAACGGCCTGTGGGCCGCCACGGCAGCCCTGTACTTCACCTATGTCACCGGCCTCTCCGCCGCCCAGGTCGGCATCCTCGTCGCGGTCTCCGCGGGCATCGGCATCGCGGGCGCACCCCTGGCCGGCCGCGTCGCCGACCGGCTGCCTCTCACCCGCGTCCTCATCGCCATGCAGCTCCAGCGTGCCGTGGCCGCCCTCGCCCTGCTCACCACCGACAACTACACGCTCCTGATCGCCTTCTCGGCCGTCGGCAGCCTCGGCGACCGCGCGGCCAACGTCCTCACCAAGCTGTACGCCGCCCGCATCGCCGGCCCCGACAGGGTCCGCTACCAGGCCGTGAGCCGCACCGTCGCCAACATCGGCTTTGCGCTCGGCGGCCTCGCCGCGGCATCCGCCCTCGGGATCGGCACGACCCTCGCGTACCAGGCGCTGGTCGTCGGCAGTGCCCTCCCCTCCCTGGGGGCCGCCCTCCTCACCCTGCGCTGCGCAGAAGCCCCGTCCCCCACGCGCATCGTCACCGGCTCCGCGTCCAGAGTCTGTGACGCGAACCCCGAGACAACCGCGAAACCCGCGAGCCCCTGGCGCGACCCCACCTACCTCTTCTATACGGCCAGTGAGAGCGTGCTCTTCCTCCATGACGCCGTCTTCAAGGTCGGGCTTCCGCTGTGGATCGTGCACGCGACCGACGCCCCGCACGGCCTCGCCCCCCTGCTCCTCGTGCTCAACAGCGTCATGGTGGTGACCCTTCAGATCCCTCTCGCCCGCTTCGGAGGGACGACGAAAGCTGCGCGGCGCCTTCTCGTCCCGCTCGCTGCGGTCTTCGCGGCAGGTGCGCTGGCAATGAGCCTGTCGGCCGTCGCCGGAGGGCGGACCACGATCGCCGCACTCGTGGCCGCCTCCATCGTCCTGACCCTGGCCGAGATCCTGCACGCCACCGCATCCTGGGAGCTCTCCCTCGCCCTGGCTCCCGACGATGCCCAGGGCGCGTACCTCGGAGTCCACGGCCTGGCCCAGGCGGCCCAGCGCAGCGTCGGCCCGCTGGTCATGACCGCCGTGATCGCGACGGGTCCTGTCGGCTGGGCGCTGCTGGGCGCGGGACTGGCCGCGACCTGCCTCGCCCAGAGCCGTCTTGTACGTGACCACCTGCCCGGACCCGCGTTGTCAGTGGCGCCGGTTACGGTGAGTCACCAGTAG